A segment of the Synergistaceae bacterium genome:
CTGATCATATTATAGTAATGTGCAACGGGAGAATCACGGGAGAAGTTGACCCGCGCCACACTACTGAAGAGGAAATCATGACATATGCGACACGATTTGGCGACAATGCCGCATAAATTTTTTATCAGGAGGAAAATATAATCATGGAAACAAAGCGCAGTTTTCTATCAAAACCGGGTGTAGCTTCAGTTGTTACGGCATTTGTTGGTGTTGTCGTCTTAATGTTAATATTCTGGGGTATGAACCCGAATTTTATCAAGCAGAATAATTTAATGTCGCTTTCTCGTTCAATTTGTCCGTATTTATTAGTCGGTATCGGTCAAGGAATTGTGTGTATAACCGGAAATATTGATTTATCAATCGGCTCAGTATTAGGAATGTCCGCAATGATTTCGGCTACGTTAATATGCAACGGGATGAATGTAATTTTAGCGATAATTATAGACTTGATAGCTTGCTTAATCGTAGGTTTGTCAAATGGTGTCTTAGTCGGAAAATTCAAGCTCCCCCCGTTTATAGGGACTTTAGGAACTATGACAATTTGCCGGGGAATTGCCCAGCTCGTAAATAATAATTACAACACTGGCGATATAGGCGTTGGCGGTCTCAAAGATTTATTCAGGGATATATTTTATTATGACAGAATCGGCTATTTATATTACGGTGTAATAATTTGCTTGATAATCTGGGCAATATTCTATTATTTAATGAGTTACACGGCTACGGGGCGGCATATTTACGCAATCGGTTCAAACGTTGACGCGGCGAGACTTTCAGGTGTAGACGTATTCAAGACTACGACTGTAGCATATACTATATCGGCGTTTTGTTCATTCTTGGCCGGATTGATTACGATGGCGGCGGCTGGTATGGGTTCAATGCAGGCTGGAATGAGCTATGAAATGTACGGAGTAGCTGCGGCAGTTATCGGCGGAATTTCGACACTGGGCGGTTCGGGCTTGTTAGTCGGAGTTATAGCTGGTGCTTCAGTCTGGGCTATATTACAGAATGGCTTGACTTTGGCAAATGTTCCCGTTGCTATGAGAAATATAATAATAGGCTTTATAGTAGTAGCTTGTGTATTATTTGACATTATGCGCAGAAACGGAATGATCGGCGCGAAAAAGAAAGCGGCATAAAAATTTTATGAGTGCAAAATAAAATCACTCGTTTTGCGGGTAATAAAAACTTTATTTTATGGCATTATTAACGCAATTTAAGGCAACAAAAATTTATATTTATATTCGGAGGTAGTTATTCATGAAAAAGTTATTAGCATTAGCACTTGTGTTATCGCTCGTAGTATGCGGGGCAGCGTTTGCAGGCGTGAAGACAAAAATCGGTCTCATCACGATGGATCAAATGGACGTTCACTGGGTAAGACTTCAGAAGGCCGCTGAGGAAAGAGTAAACGAACTCAACAAGGCCGGAAATGAAATCACAATGGTATGGCTAGCACCTGAGACGAAGGACAATCAGCAGCAAATCGAAAAAATTCAGAATGCAGTAGCCGACGGAGTAAATTATATTATTATCGCATGCAACGACGGCACCAGCGCGAACAGAGCATTACAGGAAGCACTTGACGCAGGAATTAAAATTATTTACGTCGACGCTCCGGCAACTTTGAAAGCAAGCGCAACATTTGCAAC
Coding sequences within it:
- a CDS encoding ABC transporter permease, with the translated sequence METKRSFLSKPGVASVVTAFVGVVVLMLIFWGMNPNFIKQNNLMSLSRSICPYLLVGIGQGIVCITGNIDLSIGSVLGMSAMISATLICNGMNVILAIIIDLIACLIVGLSNGVLVGKFKLPPFIGTLGTMTICRGIAQLVNNNYNTGDIGVGGLKDLFRDIFYYDRIGYLYYGVIICLIIWAIFYYLMSYTATGRHIYAIGSNVDAARLSGVDVFKTTTVAYTISAFCSFLAGLITMAAAGMGSMQAGMSYEMYGVAAAVIGGISTLGGSGLLVGVIAGASVWAILQNGLTLANVPVAMRNIIIGFIVVACVLFDIMRRNGMIGAKKKAA